In one Komagataeibacter sp. FNDCR2 genomic region, the following are encoded:
- a CDS encoding DUF2478 domain-containing protein — translation MPDHAGSYAYPIAVIMQDSDPQEVEMALWHAITILRTRGLEVGGFVQKRGRLRSDGRHEMYVHDLTDGSLIRLDRYRGAGARACTLDMDAMGALAVTLRARIEQNPDVLFVNRFGVREAEGGGLRTEIAEAICRGIPIVVVVSRNHLPAWEAFIGQDHAAPVLPPRSASLLDWAHLHVRSQAERMPEERYAE, via the coding sequence ATGCCAGACCATGCAGGTTCATACGCCTATCCGATTGCGGTCATCATGCAGGACAGTGATCCGCAGGAAGTCGAAATGGCTCTGTGGCATGCCATTACCATCCTGCGGACGCGTGGGCTGGAAGTGGGCGGGTTCGTGCAAAAGCGCGGCCGGCTGCGCAGCGATGGCCGCCATGAGATGTATGTGCACGACCTGACCGATGGCTCCCTGATCCGGCTGGATCGCTATCGCGGCGCGGGCGCGCGCGCCTGCACCCTGGATATGGACGCGATGGGCGCGCTGGCCGTTACGTTGCGCGCGCGGATCGAGCAGAACCCCGATGTGCTGTTCGTCAACCGGTTCGGCGTGCGTGAGGCGGAAGGCGGCGGCCTGCGCACGGAAATAGCGGAGGCGATCTGCCGCGGCATTCCCATTGTCGTGGTCGTAAGTCGTAACCACCTGCCCGCGTGGGAGGCGTTTATCGGTCAGGACCATGCCGCGCCGGTTCTGCCGCCCCGGAGTGCAAGCCTGCTTGACTGGGCGCATCTGCATGTGCGCAGCCAGGCGGAAAGGATGCCCGAAGAACGTTATGCCGAGTGA